The window GTGGCCAGGTCCTCGCCGGCGGGCCTCTGCTTGGGGGGAGGGGGGTTCCGCTCTATGAACTTCTTGAGGCCCTTCTCGCCGCCGGGAAAGCCACCGGTGAGGCCGGCGAGCTCCTTCTCGAAGGCGTCATCGCCGGTGCCCAGTGCCGAAATAGGAGCGGtagtaggaggaggagaagagaggggaGGCGGAGGGGCTTCTGCGGGGGATCGTTGGAGCTCCTTTTTTATGCCCTGCTCTCCGCTGCAGAGGCCGCGGCCTCCCAGGAGCTCGGAGAGGTCGAATTTGGCGGAGGGAGCGAGGGCGGCCGGGGCGGAGCGGAGAGGGGGGTTGGGAGAGGTAGAAATGGTGGTGGTTCCGCGGACGAAGGTGGAGTTGCAAGGTCGGAGGAAGAGGAGACGAGGATTTTGGGTAGTGTAGATAGGAATCAGCGCCGCCATGGATGGATTCGATGGAAGACGGAGGCTATAGTTCGAAGGGAGGAAGGCAGCATGTGGAGGGAGAACACCACCCGCCAGACGGGTCGCACGAGGCCTGGACACCACAAATCACCAATCACGTGACATGCACATGAATGATGAAAGCGAAGCAGATAATGATCATAATTCAGATATGCCCCTTTTCTTGGagcaaaatcatatatatatatatatacatattactgTTATTATTACAAATATCACAAGAGagtaaattattttgacatttataattTCAAATTTATGTTTACCACGTACCATTCAgaacttaaaaattatatatcaatattttatatatgctttaaaaaataattatgataaaagAACACGAAGGACCTTTTTAGGTATGTTTACTCGAATTAGTTAATACTAATCATGACAATAGGTAGAGGATTTTAATATTTAGATATTTAGAGGAAAATATATATTGCACCAAAATTTATAACGACAAGTAGCTTATTTTTTTAGGACAGCCATGTCAAAAATGGTGAgataaataatactaaaaatttaTCCACGCAACCCATCAGGATCATACATGTCCAACATTTGCAAAAGAGACGAAGAATTGAGAACCATCATCTTCGTCTCTTGGCTCAGACACTGCACCTCAGTTTATATAATGTTTCATATTGATGCAAACTTATTTAATTTGCAGCACATTGTTATCCAACTGTTCATGTTCCAACATCTCCCACTGCAATCTACAGATTTTGCACCATTTACAACTCAGGCCAGCCAGATTGAATTAAAGTACTGAAAGATCTAACTGGTACTAGAAGTTGGGCTGGTAAGAACCATGGGGACTGAAGTGTAGGGCCTCCCTAAGATTCTTGAGAGCTTTGTCATATGATACGAATCCCATGAACCAGAATTCATGGTTGTCCATGGTGATGATTTGAATGTATTTCTCTGAAGGGTTCCTGGAGTTAGCAGAAGGATTGACTGCCCTCAGCTGATCCAGAGGCACAGCaatctgcaagttcatgaaatttGAAAATTTAAGAAATCTGCAACAGAGGTTAAAAAATCAGAGCTCAATTGTGACTGAACAAATCCAGAAAAAAAGTTATATACTATTAGATGCTGCTGTCTAAAGAACCTGATGGTTTTTTCAACCTTGTGATATTTTATTTGTCAGAAATATTTGCATGTAGCATGGTGGAAGAAGAGTGAAAAGGACACTCCCTCATTGGTAAAATAGCCATCCGCAGGCAATGGAGCTACCAATCAGGGGAAAACTGAATTGGTATCATCTGGTGAAGTTTTAGTTTCTGAAAATATCCAATTTAGCAATCAGCCCAGGTTGAACTTGGTGAAAAAAGGACTAGGACTCTAACTAGCTAGGTGCTTGCCAAGGAATTTGATAATAGGACACTGTAAATGGTTCCAAGAAACTTCAATACTCTGTTGGTTTTACCAACCCAGAATGGTTGGTAAAAACCCAACCCAGCTCCCAGCAAACTAAAAAGAAACTGAGAGAATTCAATCCCAACTGCTACAATACCTCTGTTGCATCCCCGGCAACCTTTGGTCATTGTAAAAGGGGGGAAAACTGCTTTTTGACCCCCAAAAAATCCAACAAATATTAGTGCCTTAGCAAATAGCCCTCACAAATACGCATCACAAGCATCTTAAACAAGGTGAAAAATGTACCAGCATCCCTACTATGAAATTGACAATTTCATTTAAATGTTCCACAACAATCGCTTGCCATTCCCCTACAGGCCTACAACAACGTTCCAAAATCCTTCCCTGAACACGAGAGATCCAACCCTAGCTCATCTGGGGTTTATAGAAGTCGAAAATTTACTAGATTCACACTAATGGTTTTCCTATGATATAACAATTCTGTCCTGTAACCAAAACACACCAGGGCTTGAGCCCTAGCTCATGTGTGATCTATAGATTGGCATTTTCTAGAatacaacaaacttatccttgcctcCTAGGTTTATTGTGAAGCTTGTGTATCATCATTGCTCGATTATTTCTTCAGAGCTTGATATTCTAGTGTGGATAATTTTGCAAGCTTTAGTTGATTGCCACACTATATTCTACCTAGAATTCAGCATATTTGCATCTTGATCACAATCCATTGCATTAGTTTAATTAAAAGTTACTTTTTACTGAACAACATAAATTAGGCATCTTCATATATTCATTAGGTGGTTAACCTATGCCAATTTGAGTAAATTATTGTTTATATCTTACAGTTCGCAGCTATGACTGTTCAAAACAAAACATTCCGTAaacaataataatcacatcatctTTCTATTATCATGTGAGACATCTGAACATTATAGACACACTGTACTGCAAAACAAATAAATTATGTAGATTAGAGACGCACCTTATAATATGCCCACTCTTGTTGAGCATTGGAGAAATTAGTACAAAGAGGATTATCACTGCAAAATGCAATCCTGGCTGTGGATAAATACAGTGTTCCTATCACAGGACCTGCTGAAGTAGAGAGATAACAGGCATATGCTTTCCTTAGCTGCTCTCCTGGAAAAATACCAAACGCTTGCTGGAAAACCTTCTCATTCCCACCTTCTGCAAGAACTTTTGTTCCTTGTGCAAGCCTAGCCAAGGCTGCATCAGTGACATTGGGGCTGGTTTTAACTGTCAAACAAAAAGCATATGAGAACAATCAAATGACCATATCTTGGGGAACTTTCAACTAGTATCTCTACCAACTAAAACCCAAAATAGCAAGCAAAAGTTCCAGATATGTCTTAATTTGTGGTTTTTATACATCACTGCTTTATCTTAATGCCTTAAAATGGAAAAGAATTCATATCCTATTATCTTGAAAGGCGCTTAAAAAATGGAACACTAGGAGTGCTGGACCAAACTGAATGACGGAAGAAGCTAGAGGTAGTCATTATTTGGATTTTCTGAGATATTGTAGCTTAAAATGAATAGCCAATCAAAAACATTAACCACAGGAGTCAAGCTGTCAAATCCTGAATAAAATGCTATCACATACATGTGTCTTGAGCTTCATAGTCCATATATAATATCTAGATCAGGTGATCATCACATTGTTAATACATTGAGAAACTACTAGTACTAGGACCTCCTTAGTTGATCCAACAAAATGAATATGCTTAAGTATTATTTGATAAACTCAAATGAACCTGATAATATATGTTCCATACAACTAAACAGAAAATTTGTTGTCTTTGTTTAAGACCTGAATTCCAGCCTTGCAATGACATGCTAAATATATAGTTAACTGATTTTTGGGTTTGGTACATACTTTAACTAACTTTACTAATTATTTGTTTGTAAGTTCAGCTCAGTCGAGTTCCACATTGAGAAATCAACTCATTTCCTTGCCAGAGTTAGGACAGTCAATCCGCTGATAGCAGCACATACATGCCATGAAAACCCAATACTTGTCATCTTAAACTCACACCAAGTGTGAAGCTATTCTTGACCCTTCCAAACGCTATAGACAGGCCATATAACATATAATTTCTCCTGAAACAGGTTGATATGCAAAGTCCACCTTTTTTTTCTCAAAGAAGGTGAGAAAATTATGTCTTCCGCAGTGTAAGTCATTAGCTTATCAGTTAATTTTTCTCGAGTTAATCAGCTGGGTGAAATTTCCGCCCAATATGATAATAGCTTCTTCTGCTTCCACATAACTCATTAAATACCATTTCCAACTTCATTTGTTTAATCTTGTCAAGATACCACTTATTATTTGAATGACCATGTATCATGGTTTTGTTGTGATGTCAATCAAAATACTCCTAATCTAGCAAAAATGCATTACGCAAGAATCTAGCTCTCTGCTGACTAAACTCATATACCGCAAGTTTTGATTTCTTCAATATGCACTCATGATACTGAAATAAGTACACATTAAAGATGCTATCTCCTGCTGAACAATAGAAAGTATGAAATTATGCTATAGATTGAATAGATATGAGATCATCAACAACTTCATGAGATCATTTGTTACCAGGGCAAAAtgtactttccaaaaagaaagtaGCTTATCGACATTTAACTCCTCTGGATACAAAATCATTTAACCCCTACAATTTCTCTATATAAATGCATGTAAAAAGATACATTTGGTCACTCTGGTGATTCCCCAGTGGCAGGTAACACACGTTCGAGATTTGAACCATGCAAAAATTGTACTTGATGCAGGAAACCAGGATGTAATGGGCAAAAAAGCATACGATGGTGCCAGACATTGCCAGCGACGTCCCCTGCCTTTCTGGTGGTGTCTTCCAATTTCTTCCCGCACCGCCCAAGCACCTTAAGGATTGTCTCCGATGGGCCTGGAACAAAGGAGCCAAACAATCGAAACTCAAGAAGCCACAGGACTCAAAACAAAAAGACAGCACCGATAAGATATTCCACACACTCTTGGTAGGAACAGGGGAAACATTGACATAAGGGTTTCCGCTGGCGTTGCTGCCGTGAGGAAAAGGGGAAATGTTCACATAAGGGTTGCCGGTCCCGCCGCCGTACGTCGAGGAGGGGAAGTGGGAAGCACCAGGGACGGAAGGCATGGCGCGGTTGGTATTGCTAGGGCAGTGCCCCGCCGAGGGCCCGGCAGACGACGACGTGACGTGATCGACGGGGACGCCCTGCCAGTTGCCCGGATTGGCGTGCGGCGCAACCGGCGTTCCCATCACCCAAGTCCCCGGCGTCGCCCCATCTCCAAGCTTGCCCTGGTCCATCAACAAGCAACCACCCGAACGAATCGATTCTCCTCCTTCCCGCAAGCGACGAGGAAAGCGACAACTCGATCGGGGTCAATGAGATCGATCCGGGAGCACCGGATTCGGTGGGCGTCTGTCGGATCTGGAAGTTGCCGTACGACGAGGGTTCGAGGCAAACCGGGCGTGCCGTCGCACCCCGCACACGGCGGATCCAATGCTTGACCACAGACACCAAATGAAACCTGCCACGTCCTCTGTATTTGGTGGGCCCTCGCGTCTCCACTGACGTACGTTGAAAGCGGTTGAATCTGATGACGAATATAATGTATGTCCAAATGTGCTTAGAGACGTGATGGTCACTATACGTATATTATTTACATGCTGAGGCCACCAACAGTAGCATATTATTTCTTCCATTTACTCAATGCAATTATTTTGAGAACATTCAGAACATTTTTCTAAAGTAAATATGTTCATAAAAACAATCACAAAAGATAGATTCAACCTTCCACACACCTTTTGCATCATTtttttatcaacataaatttttaGGATTATTATAATTCAAATCATACGTTTAtccttaattttaaatattaaaattagtaTCCTCCTTATTTTAAATCATGcatcttcttattttttaatatttaatcaaaaaaatttatagAATACTTCTCATTTGGGTTCTTAGTTGCCCGATCAAAATGTTATCAAACATAACCTTCTGAATCCCTAGCAATTGATATGGTATATTTTAGTGGCCTAGACACGACACCGCTGACACCACATATCAAATCGGAGCCCTACACTCGTCTCATCCCGGGAGCTCATACCAAGAAGATATGCGTCCCAGGAGCTTGGGGCGGTGCTATCTGACATTGCTCTGTGCGTCTCGAAACGGTGATCGATCAGAACGGTCGTCCCATCTCTCGGTGGTCAGCAACAACAACGTCGAATCGACGCACCATCAGCCCTCGTGCCACAGTCTAAAACCCCTGGTTGGCCTCCGGCTAGTGGGAggcaagaaaaaagaaggaaaaaagcaaTCCCTCTcattactaacttgctcgtcggaggggccacggCCGAGAACCATCCGATgaaggccatttttgcaggaGGGCGATCACTCATCGATGGTGAGGGACTCGGCACGGAAGCACGATCTGCCCGACATCAAGGAGTCGCCAATCAACCTCgatcccgaccaacgccaactAGCACTCCTTCCGGAGAGCTCGAGTACCTCATCATTCGAATTACCTGCAGAAAGCTCCCGACATTTTAAGCTCCCTAAACGTTTAATTATGTTCACCTCTACAGGTATGCTCAAAGCACATTTGCAAATGCCTCATTTATGGTTCCAACAAAAATCAAGACCTAATCCCAGCAAGAAATCtggtctctccctctctctctcttcttcctttagTGACTTTGATATTTTAAGCTCAAATCCTAATATTATTTATGTAaagttaatataatatatataataaaaatagaaaataaaaaggtAGTGTGATATCCAGAATCATACCCACATATGAAAGAGTGAAACAAGAGAGTaagttttatttgattctttttgtAAGGAAAGGGGGTCACGTAGCAATGAAGAATGACTTGGGAACCACATTCCCAAGATTGTAAGACACAGCTTCACCAACCACGGGAAtataatgttatatatatatgactCGACCAGTACTTACGTAGCTCCCCATGAAAACCACTTGCTTAGATGTTAAtttcatgagagagagagagagagagagagagagagagagagagattgtgctATCTCTATCTCTTGTGCATGCAACAATGATTTGTGTGTACATTTCAGCTAATCAAGCAACATACGTACGTGCATGAACTGTAACCAAAACCATACGTATACTGTTGTCTCTTCCACTTCTGTTATACATGTCCGTGATGGCAACTGAGGAAGATAGAGAAGTCTGGAGAGTATAATTTGTAGCCCCAACACGTAGCTTCGCTTCACGACAAAACAAtccccaatctctctctctctctccttatctGATTACCTTGTGAGTGAAGATAAATGGATCCAAGAAGACGAAAACTGGAGTCAAAGACAAGAAGacccacctctctctttctctctctcttgcacagcacacacacacacacacaacaaaaACGCACACATTTCCTGATCGACACGTTCTATTCCCTTCTCCGGGTTCTAAGCAAAGGTCACAGCCATCACTATCATCATTACTATGCGTCTCTCCTTTTCTTCCATCATCTTCGGCTTAATTGTGCACATATATATTCTTGACTCCTCTCTCGAACCACATGAAGTGATCCACACTGCAGCGAGACCTCGAAGTGGAACCCAGGCTTGGCAGGATGAGGAAGCCGGACGCTCCGGCGAAGACAGATGGCACCAGCACTAACAGCACCAACGACGGAGGCAGCAGGCTGAGGAAAGGGCTGTGGTCGCCCGAGGAGGATGAGAAGCTCATGAACTACATGGTCGGAAATGGACAAGGTTGCTGGAGCGAGGTCGCCAGGAATGCGGGCTTGCAGAGGTGTGGAAAGAGCTGCCGTCTTCGTTGGATCAATTACCTGCGACCCGGTCTCAAGCGCGGCGCTTTCTCCCTTCAGGAAGAGGAGCTTATCATCCACTTGCATTCCATCCTCGGCAATAGGTTGTCTTCACTTCATCTCCTCCATTCTATTTGCTTAACTCATTCTGATTCCAGCATTAGTACATCAAATATGAACACATGCATCAGTGTTTTGATTCATGTACATGTACGAATAACTTGTGCAGGTGGTCTCAAATTTCGGCACTTTTGCCTGGCCGGACCGACAACGAGATAAAGAATTTTTGGAACTCCACCATTAAAAAGAGGCTCAAGAACTcgtcgtcctcgtcctcgtcgtcatcgtcatcgtcTTTCTTCCTTAACAGTGGAGATGGAAGCACTGTAAATGAACCTCAAATCCAGGCTATGGACATGGACTCATCATCATCTTCAGCTTCTTCATCGACGCATGGCTTGCCCACGGGCAACCACTACGACCTAGTGCCACTTCCTGAGGTTGGGCTAGAGAACGACTACTACTTGCATGAAGCTCGAGTCGGTACAGAGAATGGATACTATGGTGGGGGTCAGGGAATGGCGATGGAGGGAGGAGGCACTATGGGTAGAGGAGGCGAGCTGCTCTTGGTGCCCCCTCTCGTTAACACCAACCTGATCGTTGACGATAATGTTGATGTGAACGAGATCCCAAGTGACAAAGCAGTGGGAGGTGGATTGTTTTGGGAGGGTGAGAAGGTTAGAGTgggggagtgggagtgggagttgGAAGACTTGATGAAAGATGTCTCTTTTCCTTTCCTTGATTTCCAAGTCGAATGATGGGCCATTAATTCTTCAGATCTCACCTCCATCTTTCCTTGATGAAAGATgtctcttttcctttcctttcctttccttttgcgTTGCAGTCTAGCTAATTACGTAGGCTTCCAAATTCTCTGAAACCTCCTCCTACTCTTCGTTATGACTCCACAAAATTCAAACTTTATCCATATAGTTCCAGCAATTTCTATGAAGCTTGCTCTTCTAACTtctacaatctctctctctctctctctctctctctctctctctctctctctctctgcaaaaTGTTCATCTTGAGAAGAACATTGTTCTCAAAGAAGCTGTATTTAAGTGGTGAGTATGAAAGAATAAAATGAAGCAAATGAGGGGTTGTGTACCTGTGGAAGAGTGTGTTGGTTGATATTTTACTAAATATTATGTCTTCAGCTATAATCACAAGTTTCTTCTTGAGTAGCTTTTCTCCCTTCTAGATGGGTCAACAGTAGCTTTTGAGCTGCTGTATTCCCTGTGACAtctgttcatcatcatcatcatcatggctgTCATTCATAAATTGTTGTTCAAGTGCGCAATGATACCTTCTCATTCAATATAACATATGCAACATAGCCAACTAATGGAGCAATTATGACCATTTGGTCAGAGTGTAAAGGAGGTGGGGGGCATGAAAGCATGCTGTTGATGCTAATTCCTGATGGTAATTATAATTGTCATTTGGAAAGCAAGCGAATCTGGATTGAGACGTCCAACCGAAGTCAAGATCTGGTTTATTGTTGTTCTGGACCATGGAATCTCCAGGCTTTATTTTGGGGATATGAGATAGACTTCTCTTGTGGACATAAAAGGCTGTAAGTTAATCTCACATTACATTCTCAGATGTTGTTATTATAGGTGTGACTCTCTGAGGAACATTCTTAGATGAATGAATGATAGAATAATTGAAGTCCAAATTCCCCATAAAATTCAGACTTTGTATCTGAATAATTGAAGACAGCAATCCATCCAGTTCTTCTCCCTCCTCGTTCTAGAGAGCTATGACAGTAGATAACTCATCTGTGTTTTCTATTTTGGAGTGAGCAAAATGTGTCGCTAATAAAGTACTTTATTGAGTTATGCTCATACGATCCCAAATTATGCTTCGAATGAGTGACAATGACAATGTATCCATTTTGTTTCTACGCAAGTCGTTAAGCTTCGTATCGTATGAGAAAAATCAACTAAATTCATGATAAATTGTGTTCTGCTCAAggtgaaaaaaaattatcatgactTTTGAAGCCGTATATAGTAACGACAGTAGATCAAATAGGAGTAGCAATCGACGGAATCCTACATCATTGTTAACAGTAATCAAAGGATCCCAATAAAAGAAGATGATATTTGAGGATAAAATGAGAAGAGCCGTGACATATAGTACGCAACATCACAAAGGTAGCAAGTAGCAACTACAATTGAATTCAGATATCCATCAAGAAATTTACAAAAGTCCAGCATAAATTGTAAGAGCAACCTCAGGTTCAAAGTCGATAACTTGCGGGAATGTAATATCACAAATCATTGATCGTTGGAACTTATAGAAGCCAAATCTTCAATAACCACATTAACTTATCAGGGGGGACCAATTTAACTATAAAGAATATCACATAACCAAGAAAAGAAGGGAATAAACAATTTCAAATATACAGATATGTTTTCATTTAGTTTTATCTATCGTGACTTTTCAGCTGCAAAGATCCATCTTTCATCAAATTAGATCTGAGGCTACTGAACCTTTCTCTTGAGTACTGCCTTGATGCCTTCCTCCAATCCGTGCCTGCCTTCATCATTGCTGTAAATTCCTCATAACTTATCCTCCCATCCTGGGATAAAAGGTCCAACATCAG of the Musa acuminata AAA Group cultivar baxijiao chromosome BXJ3-2, Cavendish_Baxijiao_AAA, whole genome shotgun sequence genome contains:
- the LOC103976082 gene encoding NAD(P)H-quinone oxidoreductase subunit S, chloroplastic — translated: MAALIPIYTTQNPRLLFLRPCNSTFVRGTTTISTSPNPPLRSAPAALAPSAKFDLSELLGGRGLCSGEQGIKKELQRSPAEAPPPPLSSPPPTTAPISALGTGDDAFEKELAGLTGGFPGGEKGLKKFIERNPPPPKQRPAGEDLATVLSGPKPNPPVLPLFLPGMIVIVKNPKSPFYMYSGVVQRVTDGKAGVLFEGGNWDKLLTFDLSELEQREKGPPMVNPKSAMLESIVQKSG
- the LOC135631843 gene encoding GEM-like protein 1 produces the protein MDQGKLGDGATPGTWVMGTPVAPHANPGNWQGVPVDHVTSSSAGPSAGHCPSNTNRAMPSVPGASHFPSSTYGGGTGNPYVNISPFPHGSNASGNPYVNVSPVPTKSPSETILKVLGRCGKKLEDTTRKAGDVAGNVWHHLKTSPNVTDAALARLAQGTKVLAEGGNEKVFQQAFGIFPGEQLRKAYACYLSTSAGPVIGTLYLSTARIAFCSDNPLCTNFSNAQQEWAYYKIAVPLDQLRAVNPSANSRNPSEKYIQIITMDNHEFWFMGFVSYDKALKNLREALHFSPHGSYQPNF
- the LOC135631197 gene encoding transcription factor MYB83-like; translation: MRKPDAPAKTDGTSTNSTNDGGSRLRKGLWSPEEDEKLMNYMVGNGQGCWSEVARNAGLQRCGKSCRLRWINYLRPGLKRGAFSLQEEELIIHLHSILGNRWSQISALLPGRTDNEIKNFWNSTIKKRLKNSSSSSSSSSSSSFFLNSGDGSTVNEPQIQAMDMDSSSSSASSSTHGLPTGNHYDLVPLPEVGLENDYYLHEARVGTENGYYGGGQGMAMEGGGTMGRGGELLLVPPLVNTNLIVDDNVDVNEIPSDKAVGGGLFWEGEKVRVGEWEWELEDLMKDVSFPFLDFQVE